TCGAAAGGAGCTGTTGGCACAAGGATGCCAGAAGCCCGTTGATCTGCTCCAGGCCTTTattgatgcagaagatccCGACTCCAAGGTCAAGATGACGACCGTGGAGGTGCAGGCCGAGAGTGTGGGCATGCAACTGGCTGGGAGTGAGACGACGGCTGCCTCGCTGACCTGGGCGGTGCATTTGTTTACCTTGTATCCTGAATATTATCGCATAGCTGTGGATGAGGTGCGTGGGCAGTTTGGTCCTAATCATTTGATCACCTATGCAGACTGTAGTCGGCTAGTCTTTCTCGAGGCTTTTGTCTACGAGATGCTGCGGTACACGCCCATCACATCAAGTTTCATGCCTCGGGTTTCCTTCACCAAGGGGACCACCTTGCAAGGGCACTATATCCCGCCGGGCACCGAGATAGCATTCAACCTCATCGCCATGAATAACCGCGAGGACGTCTGGGAGGAACCAGAGAGGTTTCTGCCGGACCGGTTCCTGAAGGATCCCGATTTGAAGCGAAGTGTCTTTGCCTTTTCGTATGGGACGCGCAGCTGTATAGGGCGCCATCTGGcatggatggagatgatgaccatTCTGGCGAATCTGCTAAAGGACTACGATTGGAGTTTACCAGAAGACAGTCTGTATGGACCACATCATGTAGATGAGAAGGGGATTCCCATTCGCATGCCGTCCAAGTGCCATATTGTGTTTGCGCCGACGCATCCGGACAGAGACTGTCAATTGGTGATAAGCCGGCCAAAGACCTAGAGTAGCCTGAATATAACAAAGATCACTAAGTTACTCTACGTATATCCATCATGTATTTTGATCCCCTCCACCGCATCCA
The Aspergillus fumigatus Af293 chromosome 4, whole genome shotgun sequence DNA segment above includes these coding regions:
- the cyp5081B1 gene encoding cytochrome P450 monooxygenase helB2, giving the protein MALPIILCLAVILWTSWRLLDALFLSPLHRVPGPVLARLTPLRAIYARLPSRVIPAALADFHSYGDIYLSKPRTITISHPRDVRAILASSEFQKIDVYHGLNDPVMANIVTFSDPKLASRRRRQIGPYFNPSYLAKMEELILRCGCRAVADKWGRLIAQQGHGPQKSVKVNYRHDLQLATFDIMSALAFGRWLDSLKEEGESVAIVEWIMATAVYIGVRINFRLLMVFPFSRLVRRWTRAYAEFVQFSKHAVASRKELLAQGCQKPVDLLQAFIDAEDPDSKVKMTTVEVQAESVGMQLAGSETTAASLTWAVHLFTLYPEYYRIAVDEVRGQFGPNHLITYADCSRLVFLEAFVYEMLRYTPITSSFMPRVSFTKGTTLQGHYIPPGTEIAFNLIAMNNREDVWEEPERFLPDRFLKDPDLKRSVFAFSYGTRSCIGRHLAWMEMMTILANLLKDYDWSLPEDSLYGPHHVDEKGIPIRMPSKCHIVFAPTHPDRDCQLVISRPKT